The following are from one region of the Lytechinus variegatus isolate NC3 chromosome 4, Lvar_3.0, whole genome shotgun sequence genome:
- the LOC121413390 gene encoding histamine N-methyltransferase-like gives MSAAMCDIRPLTEDEGRYQDVFYNAFYQITQSDNVLLEKVNQYFDTKVMKKLTDVFGRDEEFSLLGVGVGEGPHEYHFLKRLQTCFSTTYAVAVEPNEVLLQTFKDKVASLNSNGNGSVFCHGFHGPLSEFVSGSPLVKKRYNLISSIHSIYYTGDIETTFTQLTNMMKENGLIIVVAKNEDLMSKTHSKFTWLWEKTQSNPAQSSKNLHKVAESKGYDVTVVDIPMQWDITEVFDDQSDFGNKLIDFFTQGLYFRQTAPSEVMGDFLKFWRSISAEDKDGRILSPSHIELLLISK, from the exons ATGTCTGCTGCTATGTGCGACATCAGACCGCTAACAGAAGATGAAGGGCGCTACCAAGATGTGTTTTACAATGCATTCTATCAGATCACACAGTCAGATAATGTTCTCCTTGAAAAAGTGAATCAATATTTTGACACTAAAGTGATGAAGAAGCTGACTGATGTCTTTGGTCGTGACGAAGAGTTCAGCCTTCTAGGTGTAGGAGTCGGTGAAG gACCTCATGAGTACCATTTCCTGAAGCGGCTTCAGACTTGCTTCTCGACCACATACGCTGTTGCAGTGGAACCCAATGAAGTCTTGCTGCAAACGTTCAAAGATAAAGTCGCTTCGTTGAATTCGAACGGAAATGGTTCTGTCTTCTGTCACGGCTTCCATGGCCCCCTTTCGGAGTTTGTTTCTGGGAGCCCATTGGTGAAGAAACGGTACAATCTCATCTCCTCCATACATTCAATCTACTACACCGGTGACATTGAGACGACCTTCACCCAACTGACGAACATGATGAAGGAGAACGGTCTCATCATCGTTGTTGCTAAAAATG AAGACCTTATGTCGAAAACGCACAGCAAGTTCACGTGGCTATGGGAAAAAACTCAATCCAACCCCGCACAGTCTTCCAAGAATCTACATAAAGTAGCTGAAAGTAAGGGTTATGACGTTACAGTTGTCGACATTCCTATGCAATGGGACATCACCGAAGTGTTCGACGACCAGTCTGATTTCGGGAACAAACTCATCGATTTCTTCACACAGGGACTGTATTTTCGGCAGACAGCGCCCTCTGAGGTGATGGGTGACTTCTTGAAATTCTGGCGTTCTATTTCGGCAGAAGATAAAGATGGACGTATCCTGTCCCCGTCCCATATTGAATTGCTTCTCATCTCGAAATAG